The nucleotide sequence TGGAAAGTCTAAATCGAAAGCATTTCTACTTAATATCGTGGAACCAAAGCTATAGTTTGGAACGAGTGTGTTCGAGTGAAAAGGTCCGGGACATGGACGCTTTAGCACGGGAACGTTTATCCCACGGAAAGTCGTGATTTCTTCAGCGGCGGATCCGCTGGAAAAGGGAAGGCGGAGTACTCGAGAAATTATAGCACCGGCGCGGACGGAACGATGCTTCAGAATGAAGCAAGCTGAAAATGTAgaacaaatatttttcatagGAAGCTTCATTTTCGAGGAAATTAACTTTGAAGATCGCTGGAGTGCGAGCGCTACCGAATACCACTTGGCCGACATGTCTGCCCCCGACTGTCTGTTTCTACTTGTTGGAAACACGGCCGCCAGGATAGCGCTATCTGGCTCCGTTGTCTCTCCGTTCTCTGTGCGACGGTATTCACCGAATTCTCCTAGGAAATGTAATACTCCGTTACGAGCTATCGATACAGCTATTGGGCAAAACTTTAACCTCGATTGATTCGATAACGCGAGAGCTCGGCATTGAAAATGGAATGAATGATTTTTCAAAGAGAACACGATTTCGCGCGATCGTGTAAAGTTAAGGTTAAATTTACACGATCCGTTCGGCTCGATTCGACAACGGAACAGCGACGAATCCATGCGGCGAACCAGTTGTTACAGAGGGATAACAGAGACCGTGGGATATCGGATCGCGACCGGTGGACGGTTcgcgtaataaataataaagaattaatcGACGATTCGGGTGACCAGTCCGCGTTCGACGAGTTTCCCCTACTTTCGGCTCCGCGGAGAGAAGGGTGGGGGATCGAGGGTAAGTTAGGACACGCATCCGATCGTGTCCGATGGTGTCCGATCGCAACGGTGTccgtaaaaaaagaaagaagcccATGGAAAGCATCCCCCTCGCGTGGCACGGTCGAACGAGAGGTGTCCGAGGGTGGTCGTCGATTTCTGCGCAACTCCGAGCTTTTCCCCTGTCCCTCGCCATCTGCTGGAAGCTGCACGAGTGAGGAGATGTATTGAACAGGCTGAATGCGCGTGCAGAGATGCGCGAGTATCCGCGAATTCCCGGCAGCACGGGGCCGCAGTCCGCAcaataaagaaaaaaattcCACGGAGTTAGGGGAACAGAGAGGCGGCGAGCGTGACGGAGAGAGAGACACGCCATCCTAATCCTCCTGGACGCCGAAGAGGCAGACTCGATTAATAGTCACGGCCGCGAGAGAAACGACGTCGTCCTCGGCGGAGCCTCGGGATGAGACTGGCACTCTGCATCAGACTGGTCCGACAGTTTTTCCGTCGAATCTCGTGTAAACGCGTGGCCAGCCAGTGAGACCGAGTGCGAGAGAGCGCaatagagcgcgagagagcgcgagagggagaggaCCGTTGGACCCGTGCGCTTCTTTTCCGCGAGTTTCTTCGAGCCAGTGTTGTTCAGCGAGAGAGACTGCTAGGATGCGACCGAGTGCCGCTCTTCTGTTGCTCGTCCTGTGCACCCTGTTCGTCGCGTCCGAGTCGAAGCTCCGCCAGCAGGCCGcggccgtcgacgacgacgacgacgaggacgacgactgggacgacgacgaggacgacgcggACGACGACCAGACCTACCAGTCGAAGCCGGAGGTCGACGACGATGGCAGGATCTACAAGAACCCGAGGAATTCGCCGTCGGCGATGTGCCCGCGCGACGAGCAGCAGGCGATGCTGCTCGGCCAGAAGTGTCTCCGGAAGTGCTCCACCGACGAGGACTGcaagagcaagaagaagaaATGCAGGTGCGACGGAGCCTGCGGCATGTCCTGCATCAAGCCCGAGAGAGAGTGTCCGGTGCTGAACGCGATCCAGCACGGCACCGTCACCGTCGCCAGCCGCTTCTTCGGGGACCAGGCTCGTTACACCTGCGACCCGGACTACTTCCCCGTCGGGCTCACCGAGAGGACCTGCAGGGCTGACGGCAACTGGACCGGCACCACTCCTTCCTGCAAACGAGACCCGAAGTCCTTCTGCTCGCAACCGCCGAAAGTGACGAACGCGCGGCACAACGCGCTACCGGAGCAGACGACCTTCGACCTGGACAGCGTTGTCCAGTACTTCTGCGATCACGGTTACGTGACCAACGGGGTCAGGAAGGCCAAGTGCCTGTTGATGCAGGGCACGGTCAGTTGGTTCGGACCGGACATCACCTGCGAGCCGAAGAAGTGCGATCCACCGGCGGACATCGCCAACGGATGGCACGCCGGTACGTATGCGGCTgggttcgttgctcgttgtttgTTCGTCGAACAACGGTTGTTTGGTTCGCACCGATTCGCTGGCGAAATGTTTGCGGACCCAGACCCCGCGGGGTACGATTCGGTTGCGTTTAGGTTTACTGTTTTTCTAGCCGTTGTTTGGTATTATCGCGGCTCGGCGGAATGCCACCGCGAGATCGGCAAACGTTTGCTCAACCCATTGCATTAGCATTTGTTTTCGAGATTAATTGTTCGGACGGCTTTGCCGGTGCTCCGGGCACACGGTGTCGGGAAATCTGCGACCGTGTCAGCTTGTATTTTCTTTCTAATTCGAAGTGGCGCACTGGCTTTCGAGTCTGTTGTTTTTCTAGGCATTTTTAACGAAGTATTCTTACCAAGAATATACTTCCGGAGAAGTATTCTATTTACTCGAGAATTAACATGTTATGTAAGTAGTTCTTTTGTCGCCGAAACCTTCGGTCGATAAAGCGATACATCGTTTGCATGTTATCTGTTAAGAAATATCTTTACGTGTCTTTTCCACCAAGTTTTCAACGACAATTTTCTTAATAATAGAGAACCATTCCCTTGTGGGAATACTTGTGCATGAACTTGCAATGAAATGTTTACGCGAGTGCAATATGTCGCTTCTATTGAAATGGACGGAAGaaatttttttcgaaaaaaTACCTGATCCATCGGGAATTTAATGCATATTTGATGTTTCTGCGAAATGTTTACGTTACTCGTATAAATTCGTTTCACTTCATTGTATGTGTAAACGTCATCGAAAGAGTCGCAAAGCTTTGTAAAACATCTACATAATTAAGACGAATTCAAGCAACAATACTGTGTCAATTAAATTCCGCGAGTAACAATAAACGACGAGGGTTAAAATGATTTACACAATTTGACTATGCTGGTCTCCCGGATTTCCAATGAATTATGAAAGCTGTAATATTGCTGTACCGTATTTAACTATTTATGAGCAACTGCATTAACGATACAATCATTAGCGACCACGTAGCtgcataattataaatatactcGTATTATCCAATTGCTTTTCATCGAGCGTTCCCGTAGGATAACATCGTTATTTTCATCCGATAAATAATTCACGAAGTTACGTTTTTAATCGAATGACGGGTTTAGACGTATTTGCGCAGCTATGCTCGCGTATATCGTAGTAGCACgttatatgtataatgtgtTTTCGACGTTCAGGGTCTCGTTTAAAATAGTCCACGAATCTTCTTTGACGGAGTATCGGTTTCCCTCCCTTGGCAACCTCGAACACCGCCAATATTGTCAACGATATTATCGCTACAACGTTCTCGCAACGTCGACGGTGTCGTTGAAAATTGGGATAAACGTGGTATCATTGCTTTTTAAGGGGAGTGTTACACGTACGACTGTCGCGTGTCGTATCACTGCGCGGAGGGCAACGAATTAGTTGGCAAGGCTGAAAAGCTTTGCTTGGCGGACGGCACATGGACCCCGAAGGAATCGCCACAATGCGTTCAAGTAAGCATCTCGTGAACAATTCTGTTTGCAAACAACTGCATCAGCATCGTAGGTCGTATTATTTTTGTCGTATCTGCAAGTCGCGTTTTACATTTTAACGAAACGCGAAAACATGATAATTACTCCGTGAATTTTCGCGTTGGATGAACACATGTTCTACCTCATTTGCAACAAACAGTGGCCGCGCGGTAATGTATTTCTTCTCTTCGTAATTTTAACgagatgaaaatgaaataaaggatttttaaattcttttaatatttttaccgTTTCGTACTTTATCCAACCGTTGttgtaaacgcataaaatccgcggtttgATAAATACTTGCATTTAAAATATTATGCACTTGATACTTCAAATTATTAAGTTGTTTAGTTACATCGTACgatcaatttttaaatatttgaagACTTTTATCGCTTTCGACTCGGTTTTATTTCAATATCAACCCCTAAGTGGTCTGTCCTGTGCCGATAACAATTTAGCCTGCATCGATGTAActctaattaatatattaattaatatatttccaGGCGTATTCCGCAAGCCCACTAAGGAGTTAATAGATTCATTCGTCACGGTTTCATCTCATAGAATAGAATTTATAGTATTTTACTTTAGAGtacatttaatattttctaGAACTGATTGCAAGTTGTCCTAACATCCCCCAACCCCATGTCACTCCCTTTCCATGGGCTCCAACGTGGAAACGTTTCGCTTGTTCAGGTTACCACGGTGGAATGCCCTATACCGGAGAACCCTGTAAAAGGGAAGGCGGTCTTCACCTCGTATGCATACAATTCCATCGTGCATTACGAATGCGACTACGGCTACACGGTGGTAGGCGCTGGGACGAGACGCTGCGGCGCTGACAGAAAATGGACTGGAAAGATGCCCACTTgccaggaaattaattgcggttTACCCGGCGTTCTCTACAACGGCTGGATCGAGAATATGGAGGCCGGTAAGTTGAACGCTTGAACAAATTCTCCGTCGCGTTATAAATAAATTccgtgaaataaaaataaatcggtATTTAAATCCTCTTGCGGTGGGTAcagttttttttctctctctgtaACACCGTAATACCGTTCGTTCCGTTTCCAAAACCGTGACAATATCGCGATCATCCCTGAAAAAACTTCTGACGAGCGATCGCTGCGCGAGCCGCGAGCGAGATTCGATTCGACGACTCCGCGATCGATCGCGGAGATCGATCCGTCGGACAGCCGACAACCTGCTAATCCCGCGGACTTGTTTCGGCGACAGGTACGGGTCTGGGCGCGAGCATAATTTACCGGTGCAACGACCACATGAAGCTCGAGGGAAATGCCTCGTCCGTCTGCCAGGCCGACGGAAAATGGCGTTACCCGTTACCGCAGTGTCTGGCCCCGTGCGTGGTGCCGCAAATTGAAAACGGCAACATCACGGTGGCGAGCCACGAGAACGATCACATCAACAACGTTACCGTTGTGGAGCACGGGGAGCGATTGCTGGTCTCCTGCGTGAAGAACTACGAGTTCGCCGCGAACAGCACCCCGGTGGTCTGCAACAACGGCACCTGGTCGATAGTGCCAAGTTGTTCCCCGGCTCGGTGCAAGCACATGCCGAAGCCGCCGAAGAACGGCATGGCGATCGCGCCGAAGACGGATCACGGAATGAAGGCCGCGTTCAGGTGCAAGGACGGCTTCCATCTGGTCGGAGGAGGACCCATGAACGACTCGCTGTGGGTGCGATGCCAGTACGGGAACTGGACCGGAGATATTCCTCACTGCGTTCAAGTCTTCTGTCCGTTCCCCGGCATGATCGAGAATGGCAAGGTCTTCCTCGTGGGAAACATGGGCGTCTACGATTACAGACCCTACGTGAAGAAGGTGGTGAACAACAAACAGATCATGTACGACTGCGACAAGGGCTACGTGCTGGACGAAGGCCAACCTACCGGGGCTACTTGC is from Megalopta genalis isolate 19385.01 chromosome 4, iyMegGena1_principal, whole genome shotgun sequence and encodes:
- the Hasp gene encoding hig-anchoring scaffold protein, encoding MRPSAALLLLVLCTLFVASESKLRQQAAAVDDDDDEDDDWDDDEDDADDDQTYQSKPEVDDDGRIYKNPRNSPSAMCPRDEQQAMLLGQKCLRKCSTDEDCKSKKKKCRCDGACGMSCIKPERECPVLNAIQHGTVTVASRFFGDQARYTCDPDYFPVGLTERTCRADGNWTGTTPSCKRDPKSFCSQPPKVTNARHNALPEQTTFDLDSVVQYFCDHGYVTNGVRKAKCLLMQGTVSWFGPDITCEPKKCDPPADIANGWHAGECYTYDCRVSYHCAEGNELVGKAEKLCLADGTWTPKESPQCVQVTTVECPIPENPVKGKAVFTSYAYNSIVHYECDYGYTVVGAGTRRCGADRKWTGKMPTCQEINCGLPGVLYNGWIENMEAGTGLGASIIYRCNDHMKLEGNASSVCQADGKWRYPLPQCLAPCVVPQIENGNITVASHENDHINNVTVVEHGERLLVSCVKNYEFAANSTPVVCNNGTWSIVPSCSPARCKHMPKPPKNGMAIAPKTDHGMKAAFRCKDGFHLVGGGPMNDSLWVRCQYGNWTGDIPHCVQVFCPFPGMIENGKVFLVGNMGVYDYRPYVKKVVNNKQIMYDCDKGYVLDEGQPTGATCVGGNWSPKELPKCIPGQHPRLRWSRRRRSISDEDLTMSYRKFIEFFRKIGKKLLRLELNKGKDHAKHKPEKALNFTQHRTDNSTEPSWKKHANHGNRSKLREEKMIDFLEIAYRKLQRIDARQSNSSSNGSMHDLLNAMSKNFFHVDLSEARRNSSRSRSEFEVRNQREFVKLKRKFEKIMRFYNKSTRWNEKGRKDSRKKGQPHGDKSKKSKDKKKHRKNYYKGFYEFVNSYVTEKLSMLEARNATEELIKRMNIDKFTVRNGSTFTVGEMYAFFKHIIEAKLNSSEDSTEPTTLPASSSTSTTTASSSSSTTTTTTATTTTTTSTSSTTTLATPREIESHENRSFAAGGNESSVLDNEIPASKEGAPKHRSKRIRNASDDASPTHQKRRLLGLNVLTMRKDGSRRVRRNSKRSRKAYDDEKTRQLTFKELEAQQQSRSKRFLPPSELDNQIFLKNLYLNAYEDEYRANVKRSIVQGNHTNEQQQQQQQQQQQQQQQQQQPAVYRRRKGNLGAYEINFAESRRQRAEADERARFRDYRK